A stretch of Carya illinoinensis cultivar Pawnee chromosome 14, C.illinoinensisPawnee_v1, whole genome shotgun sequence DNA encodes these proteins:
- the LOC122294406 gene encoding ruBisCO large subunit-binding protein subunit alpha: MASTNAISTASIFCSPKQGLRRRGSQQQSNRLNLRQSSGRFHVRAAAKEIAFDQNSRSALQSGIDKLADAVGLTLGPRGRNVVLDEFGSPKVVNDGVTIARAIELPDAMENAGAALIREVASKTNDSAGDGTTTASVLAREIIKLGLLSVTSGANPVSIKRGIDKTVLGLVEELEKKARAVKGREDIKAVATISAGNDDLIGTMIADAIDKVGPDGVLSIESSSSFETTVEVEEGMEIDRGYISPQFVTNPEKLIAEFENARVLVTDQKITAIKDIIPLLEKTTQLRAPLLIIAEDVTGEALATLVVNKLRGILNVAAIKAPGFGERRKALLQDIAILTGAEFQASDLGLLIENTSVEQLGLARKVTITKDSTTIIADAASKDELQARIAQLKKELTETDSVYDSQKLAERIAKLSGGVAVIKVGAATETELEDRKLRIEDAKNATFAAIEEGIVPGGGAALVHLSTHVPAIKEKLEDADERLGADIVQKALVSPASLIAGNAGMEGEVVVEKIKYSEWEIGYNAMTDKYENLVESGVIDPAKVTRCALQNAASVAGMVLTTQAIVVEKAKPKTPMAAPPQGLTV, encoded by the exons ATGGCGTCGACTAACGCTATTTCTACAGCATCCATCTTCTGCTCCCCCAAACAG GGCTTGAGGAGAAGGGGTTCTCAGCAGCAGAGCAACAGGCTAAATCTCAGGCAATCGAGCGGTAGATTTCATGTGAGGGCCGCTGCAAAGGAAATTGCATTCGACCAGAATTCAAGATCTGCACTACAGTCCGGAATTGATAAGCTTGCTGATGCTGTTGGGCTTACTCTTGGTCCTAGAG GGAGAAATGTTGTGTTGGATGAATTTGGAAGCCCTAAAGTAGTAAACGATGGAGTCACAATTGCTCGAGCTATTGAGCTCCCTGATGCCATGGAAAATGCTGGTGCAGCACTCATTAGGGAG GTTGCAAGTAAAACCAATGACTCAGCTGGTGATGGGACAACCACTGCGTCAGTTCTTGCACGGGAAATCATTAAATTAGGTCTTTTGAGTGTCACTTCTGGTGCAAATCCAGTCTCTATAAAGCGGGGGATTGATAAAACTGTACTGGGCTTGGTAGAAGAGTTGGAGAAGAAGGCTAGGGCTGTCAAAGGTCGTGAAGATATCAAAG CTGTTGCAACCATATCTGCTGGGAATGATGATCTTATTGGGACTATGATTGCGGATGCAATTGACAAGGTTGGGCCAGATGGTGTTTTGTCGATCGAGTCGTCATCTTCATTTGAAACAACTGTTGAAGTCGAAGAAGGAATGGAG ATTGACAGGGGTTATATCTCCCCACAATTTGTTACAAACCCTGAAAAGTTGATTGCTGAATTTGAGAATGCTAGAGTCTTGGTCACAGATCAGAAGATTACTGCAATAAAGGACATAATTCCCTTGTTAGAGAAAACCACTCAGTTGAGAGCTCCATTGCTTATAATTGCAGAGGATGTCACTGGGGAGGCCTTGGCTACACTTGTTGTAAATAAGTTGCGGGGCATTCTCAATGTTGCAGCAATTAAGGCTCCTGGTTTTGGTGAGAGGAGAAAAGCCCTCCTTCAAGATATTGCTATTCTAACAG GAGCTGAGTTCCAAGCCAGTGATCTGGGTCTGCTTATTGAGAACACCTCAGTTGAGCAGCTTGGCTTGGCTAGAAAGGTGACAATCACCAAGGACTCCACCACCATTATTGCAGATGCTGCATCGAAGGATGAGTTACAAGCCAGGATAGCACAATTGAAGAAGGAATTAACAGAGACGGATTCAGTGTATGACTCACAGAAACTAGCTGAGAGAATTGCCAAATTGTCTGGTGGGGTAGCTGTAATAAAGGTGGGTGCTGCAACAGAGACAGAACTTGAGGACCGTAAACTCCGTATTGAAGATGCCAAGAATGCCACTTTTGCTGCCATAGAGGAAGGGATTGTCCCAGGTGGTGGTGCTGCACTGGTTCACCTCTCAACTCATGTTCCAGCAATTAAGGAGAAGCTTGAAGATGCAGATGAGCGGCTTGGTGCTGATATTGTGCAGAAG GCACTGGTATCACCGGCATCACTGATTGCTGGAAATGCTGGAATGGAAGGTGAGGTAGTTGTGGAGAAGATAAAGTATAGCGAATGGGAAATTGGTTACAATGCAATGACAGACAAGTATGAGAACTTGGTGGAGTCTGGCGTTATTGACCCAGCAAAGGTGACACGATGTGCATTGCAGAATGCTGCTTCAGTTGCAGGGATGGTGCTGACCACCCAGGCCATTGTTGTCGAAAAGGCTAAACCTAAGACACCCATGGCTGCTCCCCCACAAGGACTTACAGTGTGA